The proteins below come from a single Paraburkholderia flagellata genomic window:
- a CDS encoding nuclear transport factor 2 family protein, producing the protein MSDSPEVRPPLPPFTRESAMQKVRAAEDGWNTRDPQRVSLAYTPQSVWRNRAEFVTGRAAIVEFLTRKWARELDYRLIKELWAYTDNRIAVRFAYEWRDDSGSWFRSYGNENWEFDANGLMAHRHASINDLPIHEADRLYHWPLGRRPDDHPGLSDLGL; encoded by the coding sequence ATGAGTGATTCGCCCGAAGTGCGTCCGCCGCTGCCGCCGTTCACGCGCGAGAGCGCCATGCAGAAAGTGCGCGCCGCGGAAGACGGCTGGAACACGCGCGATCCGCAACGCGTTTCGCTTGCGTACACACCCCAAAGCGTGTGGCGCAATCGCGCCGAGTTCGTCACGGGCCGCGCGGCGATCGTCGAATTTCTCACGCGCAAGTGGGCGCGCGAACTCGACTATCGCCTGATCAAGGAGCTATGGGCGTACACGGACAATCGCATCGCGGTGCGTTTTGCCTATGAGTGGCGCGACGATTCGGGCAGCTGGTTCCGCTCGTACGGCAACGAAAACTGGGAATTCGACGCGAACGGTCTGATGGCGCACCGTCACGCATCGATCAACGACCTGCCGATCCACGAGGCGGATCGTCTCTACCACTGGCCGCTCGGGCGCCGTCCCGATGATCATCCGGGCCTCTCGGATCTCGGCCTCTGA
- a CDS encoding thioredoxin fold domain-containing protein, which yields MKKFTRMLIAAGALVLSAGAMASDAPEPTWLPATAAVSLQNASAIVEGANGSNVKSTLYVFMDPNCIYCHLVWKALQPYEAVGLQVHWIPMGFLKPDSAGKAAALLEAKDGAALLKELETHYSEKDESGGIAPLAHIPAADKNKLDNNIKLFQDLGFDGTPTLIYQGSGGRWANVSGLPKLGDLPGMLNLPAQPITDAELQKYR from the coding sequence ATGAAGAAGTTCACACGCATGCTGATCGCCGCCGGCGCATTGGTCCTGAGCGCTGGCGCCATGGCGTCCGACGCACCCGAACCCACCTGGTTGCCCGCAACGGCGGCCGTGAGTTTGCAGAATGCAAGTGCGATCGTCGAAGGTGCGAATGGGTCAAACGTGAAGTCGACGCTTTATGTCTTTATGGACCCTAACTGTATTTACTGTCACCTGGTGTGGAAAGCGCTGCAACCGTATGAAGCGGTGGGCCTGCAGGTGCATTGGATTCCTATGGGCTTTCTGAAGCCCGATTCGGCGGGCAAGGCGGCCGCGCTGCTGGAAGCGAAAGACGGCGCCGCGCTTCTCAAGGAGTTGGAAACGCACTACTCGGAGAAGGACGAATCGGGCGGCATCGCACCGCTCGCGCACATTCCCGCCGCCGACAAGAACAAGCTCGACAACAACATCAAGCTCTTTCAGGACCTCGGTTTCGACGGTACGCCTACGCTCATTTATCAAGGTTCGGGCGGCCGCTGGGCCAACGTCAGCGGCTTGCCGAAGTTGGGCGACTTGCCGGGCATGCTGAATCTGCCGGCGCAACCGATCACCGATGCCGAACTGCAGAAGTATCGTTGA
- a CDS encoding AraC family transcriptional regulator, with the protein MPATNHAVCFHATLVRDVDAMTAATVRSFGRHTHDQYGIGVIDRGGHVSLSDAGQVEAVPGDLILVNPGEVHDGRPLDAAGRTWRMLYFEPRWVDALQADITQGDDAAFALHAPVISEPRLRALFDAAFAHVTDENGDLSHMAFDAAALEVMRRLVEALGHRRALAQCSPASLARVRDMIDTDPAQPFSLAQLAQSAGLSRFQLHRGFLRAFGVAPHGYILHRRVALARRLLKAGTAPAQTALAAGFCDQSHLNRAFARQFGVSPGRYRLARAA; encoded by the coding sequence ATGCCAGCCACGAACCACGCCGTGTGTTTTCACGCCACGCTCGTGCGCGACGTCGACGCAATGACGGCCGCGACCGTGCGCTCGTTCGGGCGTCACACGCACGACCAGTACGGCATTGGCGTAATCGATCGCGGCGGCCATGTCTCGCTGAGCGACGCGGGCCAGGTCGAGGCCGTGCCGGGCGACCTCATCCTCGTCAATCCGGGCGAGGTGCACGACGGCCGTCCGCTCGATGCCGCCGGGCGCACATGGCGCATGCTGTATTTCGAGCCGCGCTGGGTCGACGCGCTGCAAGCCGACATCACGCAGGGTGACGACGCCGCTTTCGCGCTTCACGCGCCGGTCATCAGCGAGCCGCGTTTGCGCGCGCTGTTCGATGCGGCCTTCGCCCACGTAACCGACGAAAACGGTGACCTCTCCCACATGGCCTTCGACGCCGCCGCGCTCGAAGTCATGAGGCGGCTCGTCGAGGCGCTCGGCCACCGGCGCGCGCTCGCGCAGTGCTCACCGGCGTCGCTTGCGCGAGTGCGCGACATGATCGACACCGATCCGGCCCAGCCGTTCTCACTCGCGCAACTCGCGCAGTCGGCGGGGTTGAGCCGCTTCCAGCTCCATCGCGGCTTCCTGCGTGCGTTCGGCGTCGCGCCGCACGGCTATATCCTGCATCGCCGCGTGGCGCTCGCGCGGCGTCTGCTCAAGGCGGGCACTGCCCCGGCGCAGACCGCGCTGGCCGCCGGTTTCTGCGACCAGAGCCACCTGAACCGCGCCTTCGCGCGGCAGTTCGGTGTTTCGCCGGGGCGTTACCGGCTCGCGCGCGCAGCATGA
- a CDS encoding DMT family transporter, whose translation MSIRLPSRESARRFTLSPRSVAHWQLTAAMLTVGSTVIASKAIGAGLDPLTGTALRFAFALPVFLLLMRFTGTAFPRAGLRDALLLVAQAAIGSVGYTVLLIAGTQRTSASDAGIILGTLPAVCALTAALVLGERLRASTLVSVTIASLGVAMVTLAPGEHRDGARSLTGDAMILGAVVCESLFVLLNKRLSRPWPPLAQASAMTGIGFVVSGLCALPGWLGAAHTVPLHAVLGVAYYALVPTVGGFWLWYAGAARVPGGEAAVFTAVAPVSSVALATVLLGEPLTPTRVLGLTLVVAAVFAVSGRAFWNRISALRGTRNSKVS comes from the coding sequence ATGTCGATACGATTGCCGTCGCGCGAAAGCGCGCGACGCTTCACCCTCTCTCCCCGATCCGTCGCCCATTGGCAATTGACGGCGGCCATGCTTACCGTGGGCAGCACGGTCATTGCGAGCAAGGCCATCGGCGCCGGGCTCGATCCGCTGACTGGCACCGCGCTGCGCTTCGCCTTTGCGTTGCCGGTGTTTCTGCTGCTCATGCGTTTCACCGGCACGGCGTTTCCGCGTGCCGGCCTGCGCGACGCGCTCTTGCTCGTCGCACAGGCCGCCATCGGCAGCGTCGGTTATACGGTCTTGCTGATCGCTGGCACGCAGCGGACCTCCGCGAGCGACGCCGGCATCATCCTCGGCACGCTTCCCGCCGTCTGCGCGTTGACGGCGGCGCTGGTGCTGGGCGAGCGGCTGCGCGCGAGCACGCTCGTTTCGGTGACGATCGCGAGCCTCGGCGTGGCGATGGTCACGCTCGCACCAGGCGAACACCGCGATGGCGCGCGCTCGCTCACGGGCGACGCGATGATACTCGGCGCAGTCGTGTGCGAAAGCCTGTTCGTCTTGCTAAACAAACGGCTTTCTCGCCCGTGGCCGCCACTCGCGCAGGCTAGCGCGATGACGGGAATCGGCTTCGTCGTATCGGGCTTGTGTGCGCTACCCGGCTGGCTTGGCGCAGCCCACACGGTGCCGTTGCATGCCGTGCTCGGTGTGGCTTATTACGCGCTCGTGCCGACAGTCGGCGGATTCTGGCTCTGGTACGCGGGCGCGGCGCGTGTGCCTGGCGGCGAGGCGGCGGTCTTTACAGCCGTGGCGCCGGTGTCGAGCGTGGCGCTTGCCACGGTGCTGCTCGGCGAGCCGCTGACCCCCACGCGCGTGCTCGGCCTCACACTGGTCGTGGCCGCCGTGTTCGCGGTTTCGGGGCGCGCGTTTTGGAATCGTATAAGCGCGCTGCGCGGCACGCGCAACAGCAAGGTGTCTTGA
- a CDS encoding TetR/AcrR family transcriptional regulator: MSPPAVTIPEANTQAPQVDARARLLDAAEALIYAGGIHATGVDAIVRAAGAARKSFYTYFESKDALVAAALSRRDERWMRWFIAGTLARGRTPQARLIGMFDVLREWFTSEGFHGCAFLNAAGEVASPDDPVRVVAREHKARLLDFVREQSDAWAASVGVDRRAAARLARQWLILIDGAIGVALVSGDADAALDARAAGRSLIEGLAPKRVAGSRSQSQSRSPLRAPSRRAAQRKEQDHE, from the coding sequence ATGAGCCCGCCCGCTGTAACGATCCCCGAAGCGAACACACAAGCGCCGCAGGTCGACGCGCGCGCGCGCCTGCTCGACGCCGCCGAGGCGCTGATCTACGCGGGCGGCATTCACGCAACGGGCGTCGATGCGATCGTTCGCGCGGCGGGTGCGGCGCGCAAGAGCTTCTACACGTATTTCGAATCGAAGGACGCGCTGGTCGCGGCTGCGCTTTCACGGCGCGACGAGCGCTGGATGCGCTGGTTCATCGCCGGCACGCTCGCGCGCGGACGCACGCCGCAGGCACGCCTCATCGGCATGTTTGACGTATTGCGCGAGTGGTTCACGTCCGAAGGCTTTCACGGTTGCGCGTTTCTCAACGCGGCTGGCGAAGTCGCGTCGCCTGATGACCCCGTGCGCGTGGTCGCTCGCGAACACAAGGCGCGCCTGCTCGACTTCGTGCGCGAACAAAGCGATGCGTGGGCCGCGAGCGTCGGCGTGGATCGCCGTGCCGCCGCACGTCTCGCGCGCCAATGGCTGATTTTGATCGACGGCGCGATCGGCGTGGCGCTCGTGAGCGGCGACGCCGATGCGGCGCTCGACGCGCGCGCGGCAGGCCGATCGTTGATCGAGGGACTCGCGCCAAAACGCGTTGCCGGTTCCCGAAGCCAATCCCAAAGCCGGTCCCCATTACGCGCGCCGTCCCGGCGCGCTGCCCAACGCAAGGAGCAAGACCATGAGTGA